One stretch of Pseudoalteromonas shioyasakiensis DNA includes these proteins:
- a CDS encoding TonB-dependent receptor, translated as MGKFKLSALMLALVAANSAMAATEEERTSAKEVDPELEVIEVRGFSRSLIQSLNQKRFSDTVSEQLSADDLGALPDVSMADALTRLPGISAVRTGGQAAEINIRGLSGGFVFSTLNGREQVSTSGSRSIEFDQYPSELISSAAVYKSPKASLIEGGVAGTVELQTASPLDNDQQHKFTANVRGMYNDRASEVFDATEYGDRISFSYQGKFLDDTLGVALGYARLFQPSVATQFIGFAYNGNKDVDGLANDTDGPADNPANEYISEGFELQHLGGEETRNGYLTSIEWAPTDSFKLKGDAFLSRFDSESFARGFRVKFGGPSAVYANPVLDGNAVIGGAINRTSNSFTRVEIVNDDNQDFDEVDSYGINADWQITERLNMNADVSLSRAKSNFRNGLLWALVAEDATVENPVFDTNVSLNYQLNGLNLPDIGFNQADAFSDIDRVMVSKYGIYPYENEDEVKAFRLDFKYELENNWFSSIEFGARYSDREYSNNRSVFEYGNDGAFSSTQPPLRLTDDMTTVVDWQGEFSYFPSYLAIDLDKALNAWFPDGIPQPVQTWGNADGVVDLDGDGEPNAQGYTTNYSWTMLQSGSVYEEVVSAYLMLNIDTEIGTLPVTGNLGIRRVDTDQSATVLENVGGDPQLGAQYIVDDNGIVNDLYAPSVLGIKYTDYLPSLNLNFKVSDATQIRFAAAKVMARAPINRLAGDASASVNNDGEINGSSTNNPFLKPFYADQYDISYEQYFEDTDGALVVAAFYKNIDSFIDTVAIENFDFKGNGFNVPEYIVDPVSGEQIETTNGVYTTAVNNAKGGYIRGIELAYTQVFSFLPSPFEGLGINASYSYTESEVQSITDLGGDSVSQDLPGLSNNVFNGTLFYSYENFETRLNVRYRDDFVSEQVAVNEQVVNFDAETVVDFQTSYQFTDSFGMLLQVNNLTDEPTQSYFGTTSKTGTTQFFGRQFYLGFTYNH; from the coding sequence ATGGGGAAATTCAAGCTAAGTGCGCTTATGCTGGCCTTGGTGGCAGCAAATAGTGCAATGGCGGCGACGGAAGAAGAACGCACATCGGCAAAGGAAGTAGATCCTGAGCTTGAAGTAATTGAAGTGCGCGGCTTCAGTCGCAGCTTAATTCAATCATTAAATCAAAAACGTTTTAGCGACACAGTCTCTGAGCAACTATCAGCTGATGACTTAGGAGCATTACCTGATGTATCGATGGCTGATGCATTAACACGGCTACCGGGGATCTCAGCGGTACGTACCGGTGGCCAAGCTGCCGAAATAAACATCCGCGGTTTATCCGGTGGATTTGTTTTTTCGACATTAAATGGTCGTGAGCAAGTATCTACCAGTGGTAGCCGTAGTATTGAGTTTGACCAATATCCGTCTGAGTTAATCAGTTCGGCGGCGGTGTATAAGTCACCCAAAGCATCACTTATAGAAGGGGGCGTAGCGGGTACAGTAGAGTTACAAACAGCCAGCCCATTGGATAATGACCAGCAACACAAATTTACCGCTAATGTGCGGGGTATGTATAACGACCGTGCTTCAGAGGTATTCGATGCTACCGAATACGGCGATCGTATTAGCTTCTCTTACCAAGGTAAGTTTCTTGACGATACATTAGGTGTCGCATTGGGTTACGCACGCTTATTCCAGCCAAGTGTGGCGACTCAATTTATCGGCTTTGCATATAACGGCAATAAAGATGTTGATGGGTTAGCAAATGATACCGATGGCCCTGCAGATAACCCTGCTAATGAATACATCAGCGAGGGTTTTGAGCTTCAGCATTTAGGCGGTGAAGAAACCCGTAATGGCTATTTAACCTCGATTGAATGGGCGCCAACCGATAGCTTTAAATTAAAAGGTGATGCGTTTTTATCTCGTTTTGATAGCGAGTCATTTGCCCGTGGTTTCCGGGTTAAGTTCGGTGGCCCATCTGCTGTATATGCTAACCCAGTACTTGATGGTAATGCGGTTATTGGTGGTGCGATTAACCGCACATCAAATAGCTTTACTCGCGTTGAAATCGTTAATGATGATAACCAAGACTTCGATGAAGTAGATAGCTACGGTATTAATGCAGATTGGCAAATTACCGAGCGTTTAAACATGAACGCTGACGTGTCGCTATCACGTGCTAAGAGTAACTTCCGAAATGGTTTACTTTGGGCATTGGTTGCAGAAGATGCTACCGTTGAAAACCCTGTGTTTGATACCAATGTATCACTTAACTATCAATTGAACGGCTTAAACTTACCTGATATTGGCTTTAATCAAGCCGACGCATTTAGCGATATCGACCGAGTTATGGTTAGTAAATACGGTATTTATCCGTATGAAAATGAAGATGAAGTAAAAGCATTTCGACTCGATTTTAAATATGAGTTAGAGAACAATTGGTTTAGCTCAATTGAATTTGGCGCTCGTTATTCAGACCGTGAGTACAGTAATAATCGCTCTGTATTTGAATACGGTAACGATGGCGCATTCTCTTCGACACAGCCGCCACTTCGTCTAACTGACGATATGACTACAGTGGTTGATTGGCAAGGTGAGTTTAGTTATTTCCCATCATACTTAGCGATAGATTTAGATAAAGCGCTCAACGCGTGGTTCCCTGATGGTATCCCACAGCCAGTACAAACTTGGGGTAATGCTGATGGTGTTGTTGATTTAGATGGTGATGGTGAGCCAAATGCACAAGGCTATACTACTAACTATTCATGGACCATGCTACAAAGCGGATCAGTTTACGAAGAAGTGGTATCAGCGTATCTTATGCTTAATATTGATACCGAAATTGGTACTCTACCAGTCACAGGTAACCTTGGTATTCGCAGAGTTGATACCGATCAGTCAGCGACAGTACTTGAAAATGTCGGTGGCGATCCGCAGCTTGGTGCGCAATATATTGTCGATGACAATGGCATTGTTAATGACCTTTATGCGCCTAGCGTGTTAGGTATTAAATACACTGATTACTTACCGTCGTTAAACCTGAATTTTAAAGTAAGTGACGCGACACAAATTCGTTTTGCTGCGGCAAAAGTGATGGCGCGTGCTCCAATTAACCGTTTAGCAGGTGATGCTAGTGCATCGGTTAACAATGACGGCGAAATTAACGGTTCAAGTACCAATAATCCATTCTTAAAACCTTTCTATGCGGACCAGTACGATATTTCATACGAGCAATACTTTGAAGACACAGATGGTGCTCTGGTTGTTGCTGCGTTTTATAAGAATATTGACTCATTCATAGATACGGTAGCCATAGAGAACTTTGACTTCAAAGGTAATGGTTTTAACGTACCAGAATACATTGTGGACCCTGTCAGCGGTGAGCAAATCGAAACTACTAATGGTGTGTACACTACTGCGGTTAATAATGCCAAAGGTGGTTATATTCGTGGGATTGAGCTTGCCTATACGCAAGTTTTCTCTTTCTTACCATCACCGTTTGAAGGTCTAGGCATTAACGCTAGTTACTCATATACCGAGAGCGAAGTGCAATCTATTACTGATTTAGGTGGCGATTCTGTGTCGCAAGATTTGCCTGGCCTTTCAAACAATGTCTTTAACGGCACACTTTTTTACAGCTATGAAAACTTTGAAACACGTTTGAATGTGCGTTATCGCGATGACTTTGTTTCAGAGCAAGTTGCTGTCAATGAGCAAGTGGTGAATTTTGATGCGGAAACGGTTGTCGATTTCCAAACATCGTATCAGTTCACAGATTCATTCGGCATGTTATTACAAGTGAATAACCTGACTGATGAACCAACACAAAGCTACTTTGGAACAACCAGTAAAACAGGGACCACGCAATTCTTTGGTCGCCAGTTTTATCTAGGTTTTACCTATAACCATTGA
- a CDS encoding DUF3372 domain-containing protein, with product MKIIANFSRLLISCSMVLLAACGGGASNDIDSGQVLLTCSVPQVPNEAGTECVDPPPISCPAPTVPDENNESCVVGADPTLPDPVVFPADDEAILFYNRTSDDAYEGYRLHSWNNDDCDAYAAPFDATDWANGHEYDGIDPNYGAYWIVKLKEGYNECANFIVHIGTEGSGKAFGDVDLKMPLMQDDEKFQRMNFTIHGEPSVFEYPIVSLGERPVSISGASAHWIDLSTVIYQPSNELTSIIKLHSSNSADLAVDEDTGELNGQVVELTSTSLSDEQIAKVPHLAGWNAYQGSWDATAAKELIKQQLVVAGYDADGKLIEATYVQTAKALDDLYTSGESDANEAQLGVHYTNNGIDVSVWAPTASNMKLALYDADKTELEQLAMTFDSATGIWSSNLDISHDRHYYRFMFDVYHPTTKKIESLWSTDPYSLNVSTNGLYSQLVNLDDEDTKPTGWDERMVPTVDYPEQAVIYEGHVRDFSVRDETVSEANRGKYLAFTELDSAPMQHLKKLADNGLTHFHLLPLTDIGTIDEDASQRVDITATLGDLCSRIDDNADACKTEDKNALIVDLMASYLPGSDDAQALANAMRGVDSFNWGYDPHHFIAPEGSYASSPEGIARVKETRAMIQSLQEIGLRVVLDVVYNHTTSSGVWDKSVFDKLVPGYYHRYNETSGDIERSTCCENTATEHVMMDKFVADSMVILARDFGYDSFRFDVMGHMPKASIMTALSAVQAVDPDTYFYGEGWNFGEVADNRLFVQAKQMDMAGTEVGTFNDRIREAIRGGAFFSNNATDGNLSEQDTLRLSLAGNLQNYILKDFKGNSAKGSSFSWSGQPAAYALDPADSINYVSKHDNETLWDQLQYKHGTNLSIEERVRVHNMALAMPLMSQGIPFMQMGADMLRSKSMDRNSYDSGDWFNFVDFSMDTNNWNVGLPPAQDNQAKWGEIAPISANPNAQAMASDIEYASNVSTEFLAIRSASPLFSLTTEQDILDRVGFHNIGKRQQQGLVVMSIDDGVGLTDLDSQYDAIVVVMNGTEQSLSHTVSTAAGFELHPVLKASVDSSMSAASFIAGEGEGTFNVPPYTVAVFVKPQGDAQGEGLSADATVGAPDIVPFGSTTVYVRGSLNDWGTANSFEYVGNGEYKIAIPLTAGSYEFKVASEDWSTVDFGALSADDVEVIEGEDEPLTRSGANMTFTAAMDAIYVFSFDATDTDNPILKVYNEEPFVSTPIYVRGSLNDWGTSDELMYQGKGIYTFTKQLSAGSYEFKVASEDWSTVDYGSGESSAAVTLGTEKQLAVKGANMTIDITTDGQYQFVFDASNLEEPLMAVFNAEMFGETQVYLRGSVNGWGTDNPLIYAGDAMYSTTMTLEAGDYEFKVASEDWSTVDYGGSGDAPVAVIGEAALLEAVGANIALNIPTAGDYRFTVQGPDLSKLTVTVEAVE from the coding sequence ATGAAAATAATAGCTAATTTTAGCCGCTTACTGATTTCATGCAGCATGGTATTGCTAGCTGCATGTGGTGGTGGCGCAAGTAACGATATAGATTCAGGGCAAGTTTTATTGACCTGTAGTGTCCCGCAAGTCCCCAATGAAGCGGGTACTGAGTGTGTTGACCCACCGCCGATTAGTTGTCCGGCACCAACGGTACCTGATGAGAATAATGAAAGCTGTGTAGTTGGTGCTGATCCAACTCTTCCTGACCCTGTGGTTTTCCCCGCAGATGATGAAGCCATTTTATTCTATAACCGCACCAGTGATGATGCCTATGAAGGTTACCGTCTTCACTCATGGAATAATGATGACTGTGATGCGTACGCAGCGCCGTTTGATGCCACTGATTGGGCCAATGGGCATGAATACGATGGTATTGATCCTAACTATGGTGCGTACTGGATTGTAAAACTAAAAGAAGGTTATAACGAGTGTGCTAACTTCATCGTGCATATTGGTACCGAAGGATCTGGCAAAGCGTTTGGTGATGTTGATTTAAAAATGCCATTGATGCAGGACGATGAAAAGTTCCAACGAATGAACTTTACTATTCATGGTGAACCATCAGTATTTGAATACCCAATTGTTAGCTTAGGTGAGCGCCCGGTGAGTATTTCTGGTGCATCAGCGCATTGGATTGATTTATCTACTGTGATTTACCAGCCAAGTAATGAGCTGACAAGCATCATTAAATTACACTCATCAAACAGTGCAGATTTAGCTGTCGATGAAGATACTGGTGAGTTAAATGGTCAAGTGGTTGAGCTTACATCGACATCTTTGAGCGATGAACAAATCGCTAAAGTGCCACACCTTGCTGGATGGAATGCATACCAAGGTAGCTGGGATGCAACTGCAGCAAAAGAGCTTATTAAACAACAGTTGGTTGTGGCAGGCTATGATGCTGATGGCAAGCTAATTGAAGCGACCTATGTGCAAACAGCTAAAGCCCTCGATGATTTATATACCAGTGGCGAAAGTGATGCTAATGAAGCACAACTAGGTGTGCATTACACCAATAATGGCATTGATGTGTCGGTATGGGCGCCGACTGCAAGCAATATGAAATTAGCGCTTTATGATGCTGATAAAACAGAGCTTGAACAACTTGCTATGACCTTTGATAGCGCAACGGGTATTTGGTCAAGCAATCTCGATATCAGTCACGATCGTCATTACTACCGCTTTATGTTTGATGTTTATCATCCTACGACTAAGAAAATTGAAAGCTTATGGAGCACAGATCCCTATTCATTGAACGTTTCAACCAATGGTTTATACAGCCAACTGGTTAACCTTGATGATGAGGATACTAAACCGACCGGTTGGGATGAGCGTATGGTGCCAACGGTTGATTACCCTGAGCAAGCGGTCATTTACGAAGGCCATGTGCGTGATTTTAGTGTTCGTGATGAAACGGTCAGTGAAGCAAACCGTGGTAAGTATCTTGCGTTTACTGAGCTTGATAGTGCACCAATGCAACATCTTAAAAAGCTAGCTGATAATGGCTTAACACATTTTCATTTACTGCCACTGACAGATATTGGCACCATTGATGAAGATGCCAGTCAGCGTGTTGATATTACCGCAACCTTAGGTGATTTATGTAGCCGCATTGACGACAATGCAGATGCATGTAAAACCGAAGACAAAAACGCATTAATTGTTGACCTTATGGCGTCATACCTACCAGGCTCTGATGATGCACAAGCGCTTGCCAATGCAATGCGTGGTGTTGATAGCTTTAACTGGGGTTATGATCCGCACCACTTTATTGCTCCAGAAGGTTCTTACGCTTCATCGCCAGAAGGTATAGCGCGAGTTAAAGAGACGCGTGCGATGATCCAGTCTTTACAAGAAATTGGTTTGCGTGTTGTGCTTGATGTTGTTTACAACCACACTACATCATCTGGTGTTTGGGACAAATCAGTCTTCGATAAACTGGTACCAGGTTATTACCATAGATATAACGAAACATCGGGTGATATTGAGCGCTCAACGTGTTGTGAAAATACTGCAACAGAACATGTCATGATGGATAAGTTTGTTGCTGACTCTATGGTGATTCTAGCTCGTGATTTTGGTTACGATAGCTTCCGCTTTGACGTGATGGGGCATATGCCAAAAGCATCAATTATGACTGCACTTAGTGCAGTGCAAGCAGTTGACCCTGATACCTATTTCTACGGTGAAGGGTGGAACTTTGGTGAAGTGGCAGATAACCGTTTGTTTGTGCAAGCGAAACAAATGGATATGGCTGGCACTGAGGTAGGTACCTTTAATGACCGTATCCGTGAAGCAATTCGCGGTGGTGCGTTCTTTAGCAATAATGCCACAGATGGCAACTTATCTGAGCAAGATACGTTGCGTTTATCACTGGCAGGTAACTTACAAAACTACATTCTTAAAGACTTTAAAGGTAATTCAGCAAAAGGCAGCAGCTTTAGCTGGAGTGGTCAGCCAGCGGCTTACGCCCTTGACCCGGCTGACAGCATTAACTATGTCTCTAAGCATGATAACGAAACACTATGGGATCAGCTGCAATACAAGCACGGCACTAACTTAAGTATTGAAGAGCGTGTACGTGTTCACAATATGGCTCTAGCTATGCCACTGATGAGCCAAGGTATTCCATTTATGCAAATGGGTGCGGATATGTTGCGCTCTAAATCAATGGATCGTAACAGCTATGATTCTGGTGATTGGTTCAACTTTGTTGATTTTAGTATGGATACCAATAACTGGAATGTAGGCCTACCGCCTGCGCAAGATAACCAAGCGAAGTGGGGCGAAATTGCGCCTATTTCAGCAAATCCTAACGCACAAGCGATGGCAAGTGACATTGAGTACGCAAGTAATGTATCTACTGAATTCTTGGCAATTCGTAGTGCCAGCCCACTCTTTAGTTTAACCACAGAGCAAGACATTTTAGACCGTGTTGGCTTTCACAATATTGGTAAGCGTCAACAGCAAGGTTTAGTAGTGATGAGTATCGATGATGGCGTTGGGTTGACTGACCTAGATAGCCAATACGATGCCATTGTAGTGGTTATGAACGGTACTGAGCAAAGCTTATCGCATACGGTATCAACGGCTGCGGGTTTTGAGCTTCACCCTGTTTTAAAAGCCAGTGTTGACTCAAGTATGTCAGCGGCAAGCTTTATAGCTGGTGAGGGTGAAGGTACCTTTAATGTTCCGCCATATACTGTTGCAGTGTTTGTGAAACCACAAGGTGATGCACAAGGCGAAGGCCTAAGTGCGGATGCTACTGTAGGTGCGCCAGATATCGTGCCATTTGGTAGCACAACGGTTTATGTTCGTGGCTCATTAAACGACTGGGGCACGGCAAATAGCTTTGAATATGTGGGTAATGGCGAGTACAAAATTGCGATTCCTCTAACAGCGGGTAGCTATGAGTTTAAAGTCGCTTCTGAAGATTGGTCTACCGTTGATTTTGGTGCGCTTTCTGCAGATGATGTTGAAGTGATCGAAGGCGAAGATGAGCCATTGACACGCAGTGGTGCCAATATGACCTTTACGGCGGCAATGGATGCTATTTATGTATTCTCATTCGATGCCACAGACACCGATAACCCAATACTTAAGGTATATAACGAAGAGCCATTTGTTAGCACACCGATTTATGTACGCGGTAGCTTAAACGATTGGGGTACCAGTGACGAGTTGATGTATCAAGGTAAAGGTATTTACACCTTCACTAAACAATTATCTGCAGGTAGCTATGAATTCAAAGTGGCCTCTGAGGATTGGAGCACGGTGGATTATGGCTCAGGTGAGAGTAGTGCGGCTGTGACTTTAGGCACAGAAAAACAGCTTGCAGTAAAAGGTGCAAACATGACAATTGATATTACAACCGATGGTCAATATCAGTTTGTATTTGACGCCAGTAATCTCGAAGAGCCTCTTATGGCCGTGTTCAACGCAGAAATGTTTGGGGAAACTCAAGTATACTTACGCGGCAGCGTCAATGGCTGGGGAACGGATAACCCTCTAATTTATGCAGGTGATGCGATGTACAGTACAACCATGACATTAGAAGCTGGTGACTATGAGTTCAAAGTTGCTTCTGAAGATTGGAGTACAGTAGATTATGGCGGCAGTGGTGATGCACCTGTCGCTGTGATTGGTGAAGCGGCCTTACTAGAAGCCGTTGGTGCTAATATCGCCTTGAATATCCCGACAGCGGGAGATTACCGTTTTACCGTGCAAGGACCCGATCTGAGTAAACTAACAGTGACGGTTGAAGCAGTGGAATAG
- a CDS encoding alkaline phosphatase D family protein yields MTFTRRRFLKASAAGFGAAVLSFGLTGCSLNDDDEETTKQTPVSFDHGVASGDPLADSLIIWTRITPLENVKSVNVVWQASTDANFTTISHDGETQVSDATDYTLKVDLQGLDANTTYYYRFISNGKTSPTGAGKTLPVDNIEQVKFAVISCANYPAGYFHVYGEIAKQTDLDAVLHLGDYIYEYGNTGYATEDATELGRLLPDDNSDEIISLADYRKRYGHYRKDENLQAAHSHCAFITVWDDHEIANDTWHSGAENHNDGEGEFSERKMHALQAYFEWMPIRNVADKERIYRRFEFGNLVSLHMLDTRVLARDEQINYADFDLATSQGQTDFVAAISSPTRALLGNEQLTWLTDGLMTATTQWQVLGQQVLMTKMHLPFEILQLLMNIQVIQASGADPSALLAQANTLFSELAQIKGRILAGDQSVTAQERARVETTAPYNLDAWDGYAYEREVILGTAIAAQKNLVVLAGDTHNSWAGQLVTDASNPVSAQAAAGVEFATSSVSSPGLENYLALNTQSSEAVAQIEQVIALLVNDLAYNNLVERGYLTVTFTQQQAVAQWHYVSSVKTADYTMLNERQKALSVQAGSPTLQMA; encoded by the coding sequence ATGACTTTTACACGCAGACGCTTTTTAAAAGCATCGGCGGCTGGTTTTGGAGCCGCCGTTTTATCTTTCGGTTTAACTGGCTGTAGTCTTAATGACGATGATGAGGAAACCACAAAGCAGACCCCTGTCAGCTTTGATCACGGTGTTGCTAGTGGCGACCCGCTAGCTGATAGCCTCATCATTTGGACTCGCATAACCCCACTTGAAAACGTCAAAAGTGTTAACGTAGTTTGGCAAGCCTCAACGGATGCTAACTTCACAACTATAAGCCATGATGGCGAAACTCAAGTAAGTGATGCAACCGACTATACCTTGAAAGTTGATCTGCAAGGTCTCGATGCAAACACCACTTATTACTACCGCTTCATAAGTAATGGTAAAACCTCACCCACAGGAGCAGGTAAAACGCTGCCAGTTGACAATATAGAACAAGTAAAATTTGCCGTTATCTCTTGCGCTAACTACCCTGCAGGCTACTTCCATGTGTATGGTGAAATTGCAAAACAAACCGATTTAGATGCAGTACTGCACTTAGGTGACTACATCTATGAATATGGTAATACAGGTTATGCCACTGAAGATGCCACCGAGCTAGGCCGTTTATTACCTGATGACAATAGCGATGAAATCATTTCTTTAGCTGATTACCGCAAACGTTACGGCCATTATCGTAAAGACGAGAACCTACAAGCTGCCCATAGTCATTGTGCATTTATTACTGTTTGGGACGACCACGAAATAGCAAATGATACATGGCACAGTGGCGCAGAAAATCACAACGACGGCGAAGGTGAATTTAGCGAGCGAAAAATGCATGCGCTACAAGCTTATTTCGAATGGATGCCAATACGCAATGTCGCCGATAAAGAACGTATTTATCGACGCTTTGAGTTTGGCAATTTAGTGTCATTACACATGCTCGATACCCGTGTTTTAGCTCGCGATGAACAAATTAACTATGCTGATTTCGATTTGGCCACTAGCCAAGGGCAAACTGACTTTGTTGCAGCAATCAGCTCACCTACTCGTGCTTTATTAGGTAACGAGCAACTCACTTGGCTTACCGATGGTTTAATGACAGCAACAACACAATGGCAAGTACTTGGACAACAAGTGCTGATGACTAAAATGCATTTGCCATTTGAGATTCTGCAATTACTAATGAATATTCAAGTAATTCAAGCTAGCGGTGCTGATCCTTCTGCATTACTCGCTCAAGCAAACACGTTATTTAGTGAGCTTGCGCAAATTAAAGGACGCATTTTAGCTGGAGATCAAAGTGTTACAGCACAAGAGCGAGCACGCGTAGAAACGACAGCGCCTTATAATCTTGACGCATGGGATGGCTATGCTTATGAACGTGAGGTAATACTTGGGACTGCAATTGCAGCGCAAAAGAACCTTGTCGTTTTAGCGGGTGATACACATAACAGCTGGGCAGGACAATTAGTCACTGATGCCAGCAATCCTGTTTCTGCTCAAGCCGCTGCCGGTGTTGAATTTGCGACATCTTCGGTATCTTCACCAGGACTTGAGAACTACTTAGCGTTAAATACACAATCGAGCGAAGCTGTCGCACAAATTGAGCAAGTCATTGCATTGCTGGTTAACGACTTAGCTTATAACAACTTAGTTGAACGCGGCTACTTAACTGTCACTTTTACTCAGCAACAAGCAGTTGCCCAGTGGCATTATGTAAGTAGTGTCAAAACAGCCGATTACACTATGCTTAACGAGCGTCAAAAAGCGCTCAGCGTACAAGCTGGTAGCCCTACTTTACAAATGGCCTAA
- a CDS encoding rhodanese-like domain-containing protein: MLTPIPDLMKIIAPNQRRINADQAKQELSENHGLLIDVREPAEHATKAATGAINIPRGVLEMKLMEIEKDPARPIYLHCASSARATLSAEALTRVGYENVTVITCNAEQICQVF; the protein is encoded by the coding sequence ATGCTGACACCAATTCCTGACTTAATGAAAATTATTGCTCCAAACCAGCGCCGCATTAACGCTGACCAAGCAAAGCAAGAATTAAGCGAAAATCACGGTTTATTAATAGACGTACGTGAGCCGGCTGAACACGCCACAAAAGCAGCGACAGGTGCTATTAATATCCCGCGCGGTGTACTTGAAATGAAATTAATGGAAATTGAAAAAGATCCTGCAAGGCCAATTTACTTACACTGTGCAAGTAGTGCCCGTGCCACACTTAGTGCCGAAGCACTTACTCGTGTTGGCTACGAAAATGTCACTGTAATCACCTGTAATGCAGAACAAATTTGCCAAGTGTTTTAG
- a CDS encoding DUF2892 domain-containing protein codes for MKLNDALRLIAGVMICISLLLQQFHSPLWIWFTVFIALNLIQSAFTKWCPMITILRKLGMED; via the coding sequence ATGAAACTAAATGACGCGCTTCGCCTAATTGCTGGTGTAATGATCTGTATTTCATTGTTGCTACAACAGTTTCACAGTCCGTTGTGGATTTGGTTTACGGTATTTATTGCTCTAAACTTAATTCAATCGGCATTCACTAAGTGGTGCCCAATGATCACTATTTTACGCAAACTTGGCATGGAGGATTAG
- a CDS encoding winged helix-turn-helix transcriptional regulator has product MNIDFAAMADNVEQAEQMLKILANKNRLMILCSLQDGEMSVSELNEAVPLAQSALSQHLAALRKAQIVSTRRESQTIYYRVVDKNVVSILATLHGLFCKGN; this is encoded by the coding sequence ATGAACATCGATTTTGCGGCTATGGCCGACAATGTGGAACAAGCAGAGCAAATGCTAAAGATATTGGCGAATAAAAATCGCTTGATGATCTTATGTTCGCTGCAAGATGGTGAAATGAGCGTGAGCGAATTAAACGAAGCTGTGCCGTTGGCACAGTCAGCATTATCGCAACACTTAGCGGCGCTGAGAAAAGCGCAGATAGTCTCGACTCGACGTGAAAGCCAAACTATCTATTATCGCGTGGTTGATAAAAACGTGGTATCGATCTTAGCGACCCTACATGGCTTATTTTGCAAAGGTAATTAA